The sequence below is a genomic window from Eleginops maclovinus isolate JMC-PN-2008 ecotype Puerto Natales chromosome 20, JC_Emac_rtc_rv5, whole genome shotgun sequence.
ATGCAAAATCAGCTACAAGAAAAACTTACACAGATGGCGTTGATGTCAGACTCATGGCCGGTGAATGTCTGTCTGCACATGCCCTCTCGGACATCCCAGAGTTTAGCAGAGGCATCACAAGCACCAGAGACGAATAACCGTGTGTCAGGGGCCAACGACAGGCTCATGACATCGCCTGTGTGTCCAGCAAATGTGGTCGTCTGCTGGCCAGTCTCAATGTCCCAAAGTGcactataaaataatataacaaaataagaTATCCATTTTTCCAACATTCTAGATTTGGGCGGAAAATGGTGGTGAAACATGGTAAAGTAACTTAACGTAGGCCATCCTTTTACTCACCAAGTGGTATCCCCAGAGCTTGTTACAATCTGGTTGTCATCAACGAAGCGACAACAGGACAGGTATCCTGATATTCAAAGAATCAATGGGGGAGTTATTCATATGGAATTTCATGTCAGATTCACAGCTagaaatagaaacaataaaagcagagtGTATCTTATACCTGTATGTCCAGCAAGCTCACGACTCACACGTACATTCCCCTCGCGGGTTTTCAGGTTGTAAATGGAGCAGATGTTGTCTAAGCCACCACAGGCCACATAATTTCCTGAAGGTGCATATGCACAAGTCATGACCCAGGAAGATCGAAGTGGGATGGCATGAACCTAGAACAAAAGAGTATACCCAGTGTTATTACAGTTGACAGTTTTACAAGTCTGGTAACAAAAAAAGTCAGGATTTATAACTTAAAAAGGGCAACCTTTGATGAAAGAGTTTGCTATTATTATAGCACAATGGGGACAACAGGGTGCCATTAAACCCCcttttaaaaaggcaataaGGTAATCCATATACAAGTCAGACCTACATTTCGCTTTCTAATTAGGTCTAGAGATACATGGAGGAATGACACTTTAATCTATTAATTCCCAGTTTGAGGTATTGCTTGCTTCCTcaaactgattttaaatgtttttcttggagAGTGCCAAATGGCCTGGTACACAAACTTCTATCCACTTCAACCCATCCCAATAACAGCACACCCAACACACCAGCCCCAAGGCAAAGGCCACAAATGCTTCTCTATCAGCTGATCTGAAactctttcaaatgaatcatGAATGCCGCATAAGGCAGTTAGtttgtttccttctctctccttctctctatTTCTAGTATAACCTTGTGAGTCCCACGAAAATAGAAGCATGCTGCAAAATAAAGTGCAGCAGGAACAATATGAAAAACGTAACAAAGAAAGATATACCTCATATTTATATTACTCAGCTGTATACTGCAGGTTCCTTTTAGAAATGTAGCAACTATTACTTTATTTGCATCTTAAAGGGCAACACTGACCTCTATGAGTATCAACTGCTGTTGTTATTACTTTGCAAATAAATGCTACAGATTGGCTTTTGTATTTTCAGTCATTTCTTCAGTAATCAGTGTCAAGGAAACATACCTTATTTGTGGTATAGCTGTCCCAAATAATGAGTTTGCCATCTTGAGAGGCACTGACCAAGAGCCTGCATAAATAAGAACAGCTATATTAACACCAACACAAGAATCACAGTCGTCACACAAAATCTATTTGTATCTAGAATCATAAGCCAAAAGCAGAAGAGAGAGGACTGCAACAGTGTTAAAAACTACTACATCAGTAAAACAACTCATTACATTTAGCGACTTTCAAATTTGTGCACTTTTACAACATTTGAGATAAAAAAGGGACAGAATTCCTCTTATCAAGTCATTTCACCTGGAATCTGTTCCCCAATGCATGGCATAGATTTTAGCCAAATGACCCCGCAGCGTTCGTCTTGTACGCATCTGGATTCGGCCAACGGGGTCAATATTAGCTGTGATCTGCAAAACATTAGGTACTCGAGTTAATTTCAGACCAAAGCTTTTCTACGTTAAACTAAGCCCATAATGTTTAATGTCACCTGTGATAATGTGGCATCTGCGCATGCTTTCCTGGCATCctgaagggaagaaaaaaaatgtatctttagGGGCAGGATTTTCTCACATCTGTTTTTTGTATGTACTTAACTTATAAATGGTTGTTTTGATATTAATGTTTTGACTGtatggcaaataaaaaaaggttgttaCTCACTCTGATCTGATTTTTGAGCTGCTCAGCCTCTTGGCGTAACTGGTCCAGTTCACTcattttattctgctttttcagTTACCTTACTCCAACTACTGGGGCACTTTTTGatctaaaaagaagaagaaagagtaGCACTTTAATCATTTGCATTCATCCTTTTAATTcaagaatatatttttaacaaaaaaaaaagcagcatcaCAAATTAATACATCTTTCGTTTGACTTAATGGTTTATCAATCAAAATTGGCACAGTTAACAACCTTAATATCATTTACACAATCCTGGTGCAGAGTGTGAATGCCAGACTAATCCTGCCGTTGCATTATATTGTTCATCTGAGTCCCTGCAACACTCACaagatgttgatgttgttgtgaaTGAATTAACCACTAATAATATTATTACCAAATCTCAAGTCAATCTCATTCTTCGTTTTAtcaagtacattttgaaaaccTGTGCAACGACCTACATTGAGTATGTTCAAAAACAACGATTGTATGgctataaaacaaacaattccATATCCGTCTACACCACAAAACAACTCACTTACTTACAaatgcaacatcaacaaggatCTTTCTACAGTGTTGAGTTATTTCAAGCAATCTTTACGAGAGATGTATTGCCCCCCGtgtaatgaaaaaacaaaccatataACTGGTGTTTGCATATTGCCTGTATCGACTCAGAGTGCAATACTACAATGTCTTATAAAAAAGTATAAGCACAGCTTATAAACTCTTgacttaataaaaacaaaaatctcaTCCAGATTTTTTGCGGATTGCAAACAGCAGTGCACAATAGTTTGACCAACACTGCCTTCCCCAGTTATCTCACAGCTGTATTGCTGTCAGTAGACCTATGTCACTGGAGGTTATAGAGCAACAGTGAAAATCTTCTTCAACAGACCATGTAACCCTTTAGGTCCTCTAATTGGTTGTCCATTTTAAACACAGGTTACCCTCCTACACCCATTAATCTATAAATATGTGTGTCATCAAATGTACTTTTCTAAGCAGTAAAATCAAGTGACAGCAGAATGCTGTTCTTgctttgatatttaaaaacaatatgccCCAAATGATTGACATAAAATTGAGCAGATAACCACGTATAATAATGCTCACTTAAGTCTATGTTATCTTCTGTTATCTGTCTCTATATAGTATAATGAATGTTAATGAATCCTTATGTTTTTGGGCATGAACAGACTAAAATAACTTTCATTTGGCCTTAGTGATTTACCATTTAAAACACTGTAGGTTTCAAAATAATCCTTaaacagttgtttgtttttgtcaactTAGAtcatactttgtttttaatcaaatggAATAAACTTTTACTCTTGTAAACCAAACCCTAAAACTGCTATTGTAAATCAAAAAGTGGGATAGCCTGAAGTGGTGTTAGAATAGGACAGAGTTTGAAGTATTTCACATTTGGAAAACTTATTTCATTTTGACCTCTGTGGATGCTTACAGTTAAGGAGTTCCTCTCCCTCATCACTTCTCCTTTCCAAGCGCCTGATCAGGGTCAGCTGACTGCATGATAAACAATGAGCTGTGGCAAACTGCCTGGAGTTGTAGCTCAGTAGCTTATTCTCAGGTCCCTTAAGGGCAGTCTGTTCCTGctacttttaaaaaggtgtcTCCTGCATTTCCAGctaaaacatttctctgcatgAGTTTACATTCGTTTTCAAAAGGACAAGTCTGCTTATCTGTACTGTTAAACAATGATAATACAATATTCCACAGGTCTAAAGCTAGATCATAGAAAAAGCCATAACCAGCAATATCACTGAGCAACTACATAATCCTAAAAGCTAAAATCCTCAGTCAATGAGTCTCTAATCCTATCCGTGTCCACTAACATAAACAGCTGGCAAAGCCCGTCCAGGCATTAGAAATATGTTTTCCCAATCATAAAAGGATGAGTTTAATCTTAATTCTTTTACACACAACATGCTTAAAGCAAGTGCCTGGattttaaatgctgaaaatCCAGGCACTTGCAGGGAAATCTCAAGCCTAATACAGTACCTCCCTTCTAGTTTTGCAATGTAACCAGCATTACTTTAATAAACTAGGATAAAgttaaaagcagcatttttataataaattcaTTTTCGAATTCCATAATCAGAGtaatttaaattacaattcTTGAGACAATAGCAATTGTATCAACATACCTCACCCACATATGTTCTAAATGGTGTCTGTGAACAGGTTCAGCCAACTGTGCTGTACTGGTAGTTGATTTAGTCACTGTGTGCAGTACTGTGATTTGCCTACAACAGTAGAATAGTTTGCATGGTATTTGAATGGCTGCTGAATAGCTTTTTTAGTCAGTTTGTTACTCTTGTAAGTGGGTTGGGCTACTGTAGCTCGGCACATATatccgggggggggggagcaccATTGTGTGTAAAATAACAAGAATTACACTTTAAGTGTCTGACTCTAATCGAATATCTAAATGTACCCGAGGATCCACAGTGTAGTGATAATATGACTTGCACTGCAGGAAATCTGAGAAGATGCAGCTAAACGCCATCTTGCAGACTGCTTTTCGCTAGTTAGCTTGCTAGCAGGCTTGAGAGTGTAGGCCTACAGGCAGGGCAGAGCGAGTATTCAAGAAAGTAATATACTGACATTGTATTAGTGTAGTGTAGTAGCAATGTCACTTGCTATTTAACATTGACCGGTAGGCAAGCACAGTCGGTATAAGTAAGTTAGATTTCGTGACCGACAATCAACTAGCTCGTAGCATCTAATGCAAAAAAATCGCAACCAGTCACTAAAGGGTAGATTCAGCTGCTCTTCCGCAATTACACGGAATGCTATGTAGTTAGCTTAGTGGGTAAACCTGGAAAGTACGTGGTTGCTTGGCCTCCGGAAATCCAATTAGATATATACGCGCAATCTTGTTAAAGCCGACAGTGCACGGATGACTTGATTAACgttaacactttatttatttggttttctaATCCTGAAGTGAACCCAAGCCTGTAAAAAGTGCAAGGTCGGGAGGCGATGGCCTGTTTGACTTCAGTAAGCAACAAATGCAATAACAGATGCGGGTGAATTTTCAATAAGTAGAAGACCATCTTTCATCCGTCGCTGCATTACTGCCAATTGGCAAACTGGAGACAGATAACTAACGTTACAAACCTAAGTTAAAGGCGTTGCACCGGCGCCGCCGTTTCGTTGCAGGAAGGCAGCAATATGCTAACTTATTACATCGggttgtacaaaaaaaaaaaggaaaaaaggggtGTTAACGCGCTCCAATAACTCTCTTCAATAACACATAGCCGAGGTGAATAAGGGTGCAATGTTCACGTCAAATAGTGATTATGGCTGTTCTGCTATTGCAAATAACGAATATTTGTTGTAAATTTGTTTACGGGACGTTTATTGTTCCAGCCCAACCCAGTGTGTCATCATCAACTCACAATAATGTCTCTAAATCTAACATGTTTTAGTATAAAGCAACCCGTGAAGCCCAAGTTGCTGACAATATCACTACAGTTGTCTTCATTAACCTTTTGGCATTAACTAGCCATTACTTTAAGTACTGTATTTTAGGCCAGGGAGAAGCAGGGCCATCGCTGATATGAAGCCTTACTGGCCAACTAACGTTACTTAAGCGCCAGCCAGGAGCTCTCGTTGCCATTAACAGTAGTTAGACTCAAATGACTGGATGCACTTTTATAAAAGATACGTTTTGCTACAATCTGTTTCTCCAGTGCACATACCGAGCATCAGGATCCACTGCAGCATAAACTTCTGTGCCTTAGCCACTTTTATTTGCCCATGATAAAACAGCCAACTTAACCGTTAGCTAACCGCAGCTAACTAAATGGCTAGGAAGCTAACTAGCTATTGCTGCTACCCCACCCCCGGACAGTTCAATTCCGCCACAATTCATTGGCTAATTATATTAACGGTTACTGTTTATGGTATGGAAACAGCATGATTATagtttctttcttctccttacCTGATTCAATTTGCGtttgtttttgggttttggCATTGACTGGAAAGCAAGACGGTGTATACCTCCGATCCACGCATCAACGAACACCACAACGCTAGCTCACTAACTAGCTAGCCAGCTAGCGGTAGTTTTCCGAGGAGCAGCCCTTCCCGAACACTACGGCTAGGGAGCTTGACAACCTCAGTCAACCAAccggagaggggaggggaggggaggggaggagggggtaTCACACCCACTAGCTGTGCACTGAAGACACTGCACACAGGCGGACAAAAAGGCGAATCTTAAAAGTCACTATACCTCATTCAACAAGACAGCCTACTGTCTTCCTTTTGCCCAGTTTAACATCTGCCCTTTCCGTAGTAGGTTCACTCTCGTCCGGCCATCGAACGACGAGATGGGCGCGGTAACCCTGCAGTCAGCGCTGGGAAACCCCACGCTGCAGCAGCGACGGATGGGTAGAAAACCACAGATCGGTGTTTTATTATCTAAATCTGGAGATAATCGATcatattaaacaatatttagtTCTTTTCGTTTGTAATATATATGTGCATCTCCATTCTGTAGCCTACACAACGACGTGTTgccttaaaatgttaatttaaaatCATGCACTTCtagtttatctttttttttcatcccaaAACAGTTTCCTTACATTTGCTATAATTCCTGCATTTTTTAAGGACACTTAATTCATCCCCACATAAAACAAAGTCTTATTCTAACCCAGCATTGTTTATCTCACCAACGTCCAATATGCTAAATATGTCTGCTTGTCTGCTCCCCAGTTACATCCAGATATAGATCTCATTAGATCAATTACTTTTCAACATTTTCGATTTTCAATAAAGGCCATCTTTCATGTAGACccatttttctttcaaaaggGACAGTATTTCCTTGTTGCTTGGCCTGGGCGTAAACAGTAATGCTCATAACGATCATAGTTCTCAGTGCAACTAGCTATAGCCtatacaaatattgaaatgtaggacaaaatgtttttcatctGTCATTTTTAGACCAAAATAAACTTTTACTACTGAGTTGTGACGGTCAGAAAGAGCCCAGAGAGACTACTAATGACTGAAATTGGCAAGAATTCTGATCATCAAATTATAACTAGCAGCGTAAATTCCTTCATTCTTTTAATAGATTGATCAAAACCTTCGTGGCTGTGCTAGTCTTTCTtccttaaaaacaacatcattgtTCTGGTTAACTTTCTGACTACATATAATGTAAGTATTACTCCAAATACCtacctttaaaacaaaatatgttaaaGTTATCacctttttttgtacattttgaggtgttttcttttcttccagtTTTATTTTACCAATACATGTTGTGTATGTTACTTTTTGAATATGGCGTACAGAGATTCATATTCTTATCCCTTGACAAACAGATGTGAAATTCTTAATGTTCCCATTGCAATGTTGGGAATAACTTCTAGTTAAGTGCCTCCCTATTTTGCTTTCAGTCAGAGACTGCACAAGCACCTGCTAATGGCTAACTGCAAGCTAATGGCAGTTGCCATAAGTAGACCACGTGATGTTGAGGTCAGTAAATGCATTTGATAATTTTCACAATTTGTTATCATGACTCTTCTTTTGTCTTAGTAACTTTTAGAACAACATCCCATTTTAACTAATTACAAGATTACCAAACcagttatattttatattcaagtataacttgctttttaaaatttgtcagttgagatattcaaatattcCTCATGGGTGATCAACCAGTCCATCCTTTGCCATAAAAGGCCACAAAGCCTGTTCCTCTAAACTCTGTGGAaggaaaattaaattaaaagagcAATCATTACGAGGCTAAGATATCCTCTCATTCTACTATACAGTAAGTGTACAGTACGTAAgtgtaagtacagtacttacCCTCAGTTTTGTTTGGACCAGCAGAGAAAATGGTGAGAAACTATAACAAAGCAACTAACCTCACATACTACTTACAACACAAACTCTTATATTAAGTTAAAGTCCTCATAGAATAATTCCAGAAATGTTGCTGTGTGGATCTTTTTTCCTCTTAATACAACTTACTAACTGCTAAAGCCAAAACTGAAACTGATTATTTCTTTCAGGCCAGCAAGTTATCACAAGAGCAGATCAACCAATACAAAGTAGTATTTGAGAAGTTTGATGAGGGAAATTGAGCTGTGAAGACACTGGAGCTGGAGAGGTTAGTGAGTTTAATCGGGATCAATCCTACAAAGAGAGAGCTAAGCCACATGGCCAAAGATGTGGACAACAATGGTAAATAAAAAACTGCATTGACTGAAAACACTGCATATGTTTATCTTtctcttaaatacatttagcttGGCTCTTTGACCTTCTGACATTCTTTGAAATACTaat
It includes:
- the gnb1b gene encoding guanine nucleotide binding protein (G protein), beta polypeptide 1b; translation: MSELDQLRQEAEQLKNQIRDARKACADATLSQITANIDPVGRIQMRTRRTLRGHLAKIYAMHWGTDSRLLVSASQDGKLIIWDSYTTNKVHAIPLRSSWVMTCAYAPSGNYVACGGLDNICSIYNLKTREGNVRVSRELAGHTGYLSCCRFVDDNQIVTSSGDTTCALWDIETGQQTTTFAGHTGDVMSLSLAPDTRLFVSGACDASAKLWDVREGMCRQTFTGHESDINAICFFPNGNAFATGSDDATCRLFDLRADQELMIYSHDNIICGITSVAFSKSGRLLLAGYDDFNCNVWDTLKADRAGVLAGHDNRVSCLGVTDDGMAVATGSWDSFLKIWN